One part of the Homo sapiens chromosome 19, GRCh38.p14 Primary Assembly genome encodes these proteins:
- the LYPD5 gene encoding ly6/PLAUR domain-containing protein 5 isoform A precursor (isoform A precursor is encoded by transcript variant A), whose translation MAMGVPRVILLCLFGAALCLTGSQALQCYSFEHTYFGPFDLRAMKLPSISCPHECFEAILSLDTGYRAPVTLVRKGCWTGPPAGQTQSNADALPPDYSVVRGCTTDKCNAHLMTHDALPNLSQAPDPPTLSGAECYACIGVHQDDCAIGRSRRVQCHQDQTACFQGNGRMTVGNFSVPVYIRTCHRPSCTTEGTTSPWTAIDLQGSCCEGYLCNRKSMTQPFTSASATTPPRALQVLALLLPVLLLVGLSA comes from the exons ATGGCAATGGGGGTCCCCAGAGTCATTCTGCTCTGCCTCTTTGGGGCTGCGCTCTGCCTGACAG GGTCCCAAGCCCTGCAGTGCTACAGCTTTGAGCACACCTACTTTGGCCCCTTTGACCTCAGGGCCATGAAGCTGCCCAGCATCTCCTGTCCTCATGAGTGCTTTGAGGCTATCCTGTCTCTGGACACCG GGTATCGCGCGCCGGTGACCCTGGTGCGGAAGGGCTGCTGGACCGGGCCTCCTGCGGGCCAGACGCAATCGAACGCGGACGCGCTGCCGCCAGACTACTCGGTGGTGCGCGGCTGCACAACTGACAAATGCAACGCCCACCTCATGACTCATGACGCCCTCCCCAACCTGAGCCAAG CACCCGACCCGCCGACGCTCAGCGGCGCCGAGTGCTACGCCTGTATCGGGGTCCACCAGGATGACTGCGCTATCGGCAGGTCCCGACGAGTCCAGTGTCACCAGGACCAGACCGCCTGCTTCCAGGGCAATGGCAGAATGACAGTTG GCAATTTCTCAGTCCCTGTGTACATCAGAACCTGCCACCGGCCCTCCTGCACCACCGAGGGCACCACCAGCCCCTGGACAGCCATCGACCTCCAGGGCTCCTGCTGTGAGGGGTACCTCTGCAACAGGAAATCCATGACCCAGCCCTTCACCAGTGCTTCAGCCACCACCCCTCCCCGAGCACTACAGGTCCTGGCCCTGCTCCTCCCAGTCCTCCTGCTGGTGGGGCTCTCAGCATAG
- the LYPD5 gene encoding ly6/PLAUR domain-containing protein 5 isoform B (isoform B is encoded by transcript variant B) has product MKLPSISCPHECFEAILSLDTGYRAPVTLVRKGCWTGPPAGQTQSNADALPPDYSVVRGCTTDKCNAHLMTHDALPNLSQAPDPPTLSGAECYACIGVHQDDCAIGRSRRVQCHQDQTACFQGNGRMTVGNFSVPVYIRTCHRPSCTTEGTTSPWTAIDLQGSCCEGYLCNRKSMTQPFTSASATTPPRALQVLALLLPVLLLVGLSA; this is encoded by the exons ATGAAGCTGCCCAGCATCTCCTGTCCTCATGAGTGCTTTGAGGCTATCCTGTCTCTGGACACCG GGTATCGCGCGCCGGTGACCCTGGTGCGGAAGGGCTGCTGGACCGGGCCTCCTGCGGGCCAGACGCAATCGAACGCGGACGCGCTGCCGCCAGACTACTCGGTGGTGCGCGGCTGCACAACTGACAAATGCAACGCCCACCTCATGACTCATGACGCCCTCCCCAACCTGAGCCAAG CACCCGACCCGCCGACGCTCAGCGGCGCCGAGTGCTACGCCTGTATCGGGGTCCACCAGGATGACTGCGCTATCGGCAGGTCCCGACGAGTCCAGTGTCACCAGGACCAGACCGCCTGCTTCCAGGGCAATGGCAGAATGACAGTTG GCAATTTCTCAGTCCCTGTGTACATCAGAACCTGCCACCGGCCCTCCTGCACCACCGAGGGCACCACCAGCCCCTGGACAGCCATCGACCTCCAGGGCTCCTGCTGTGAGGGGTACCTCTGCAACAGGAAATCCATGACCCAGCCCTTCACCAGTGCTTCAGCCACCACCCCTCCCCGAGCACTACAGGTCCTGGCCCTGCTCCTCCCAGTCCTCCTGCTGGTGGGGCTCTCAGCATAG